In Natronomonas halophila, one DNA window encodes the following:
- a CDS encoding alpha/beta hydrolase: MSDSGELPLVHESRPGSVEEDAPAVVLIHGRGTNERDLLPIAAQLPDELHVLSVRAPNEMGGPNSYTWYDLDLSGGGLHASQPDPDGFRRSLDLIHEFVAEAVEHYNLDPDRVGLLGFSQGAITSMSALLERPDAYRWVVALNGYLADSHHDEVDNAEGKPVFIGCGAMDQVIPPERAEQAAELLQEGGADVRFETYGVGHGTAPQEITDVVTWLEGRY, translated from the coding sequence ATGAGCGATTCAGGCGAGTTGCCGCTGGTCCACGAGAGTCGGCCGGGCTCTGTCGAGGAAGACGCCCCGGCGGTCGTACTGATTCACGGGCGAGGGACGAACGAACGCGACCTGTTGCCCATCGCGGCACAACTACCGGACGAACTGCACGTCCTGAGCGTGCGTGCCCCGAACGAGATGGGCGGGCCGAACAGCTACACGTGGTACGACCTCGACCTCTCGGGTGGCGGCCTCCACGCCAGCCAGCCGGACCCCGATGGGTTCCGCCGGAGCCTCGATTTGATCCACGAGTTCGTCGCGGAGGCGGTCGAGCACTACAATCTCGACCCGGACCGCGTCGGCCTGCTGGGCTTCAGTCAGGGCGCTATCACCAGTATGTCGGCCCTCCTGGAGCGCCCCGACGCCTACCGATGGGTCGTCGCGCTGAACGGCTATCTCGCCGACTCCCACCACGACGAGGTGGACAACGCCGAAGGCAAGCCGGTCTTCATCGGGTGTGGCGCGATGGACCAGGTCATCCCGCCGGAACGCGCCGAACAGGCCGCCGAACTCTTACAAGAGGGCGGCGCCGACGTCCGTTTCGAAACCTACGGCGTCGGTCACGGAACCGCCCCACAGGAGATTACGGACGTGGTGACGTGGCTGGAAGGCAGGTACTGA
- a CDS encoding DUF7345 domain-containing protein: MRRTLAVVLLAACCLAATAGLAAGVHEESTDDTLAIELTADGNAAVHHITTYNLSAEDEQSAYEAISTNETARADHREETMSDLEAAAATGRNGTDLDMRVRDPSVDTYERNGTGFVSVTVTWENLAYYNETMVVVTEPFRSGYEPDRDVTIHGPEGYRRGVTQPPPGIARLNSAAWSVESDFSNFYAAFNEPEGSETATATEPTTAAPPDDGLEGVGTFLWALTLAALPVVALLVALRRRE, from the coding sequence ATGCGGCGAACGCTCGCGGTCGTACTGTTGGCGGCCTGCTGTCTGGCGGCGACGGCCGGCCTCGCTGCCGGCGTCCACGAGGAATCGACCGACGACACGCTCGCCATCGAACTGACGGCCGACGGAAACGCCGCGGTCCACCACATTACGACCTACAATCTGAGCGCCGAGGACGAACAATCGGCCTACGAGGCCATTTCTACCAACGAGACGGCGCGGGCCGACCACCGCGAGGAGACGATGTCGGACCTCGAAGCGGCGGCGGCGACCGGGCGAAACGGGACGGACCTCGATATGCGCGTCCGGGACCCCTCGGTCGACACCTACGAGCGGAACGGCACCGGCTTCGTCTCGGTAACCGTCACCTGGGAGAACCTGGCGTATTACAACGAGACGATGGTCGTCGTGACCGAACCGTTCCGGAGCGGCTACGAACCCGACCGCGACGTGACGATTCACGGTCCCGAGGGCTACCGGCGCGGGGTCACCCAACCCCCGCCGGGTATCGCCCGATTGAACAGCGCCGCCTGGAGCGTCGAATCCGACTTCTCGAACTTCTATGCCGCCTTCAACGAACCCGAGGGCAGTGAAACCGCGACGGCGACCGAACCGACAACGGCGGCCCCGCCGGACGACGGCCTCGAAGGCGTCGGAACCTTCCTGTGGGCGCTCACGCTGGCCGCGTTGCCGGTGGTCGCGCTGCTGGTCGCGCTGCGGCGACGGGAGTAG
- a CDS encoding HNH endonuclease, with amino-acid sequence MTTLDPRAENRRTADGEGPRWEIIRGEVLDRDEHTCQRCGYRQDPTGVEDNSDIDADGRRLEAHHAAPHTTPSLESLEEFVTLCGPCHATLHPDDPAYGDRREAAPLFPLPDAPRAVSTMRSDRQHVCQRCQHVAQSATELAAYEEGGQEYVLCKPCAGALLEAGYDSEDFEAAGAVDAEALTDRAGEAPVRPAMLASGPVRASRPPKTTTERLVADTPLRYLLNPIGLTLFFILLGVAFSFYAF; translated from the coding sequence ATGACTACTCTCGACCCGCGCGCGGAGAACCGACGGACGGCCGACGGCGAGGGGCCACGATGGGAAATCATCCGCGGGGAGGTACTGGACCGCGACGAACACACCTGCCAGCGGTGTGGCTACCGGCAGGACCCGACTGGTGTCGAGGACAACAGCGACATCGATGCGGACGGCCGCCGTCTGGAAGCCCATCATGCGGCCCCGCATACGACGCCCTCGCTGGAGTCCTTAGAGGAGTTCGTCACGTTGTGTGGCCCGTGTCACGCGACGCTGCATCCCGACGACCCGGCCTACGGCGACCGACGGGAGGCGGCGCCGCTGTTCCCGCTTCCCGACGCACCCCGGGCCGTCTCGACGATGCGTTCGGACCGCCAGCATGTCTGCCAGCGCTGCCAGCACGTCGCCCAGTCGGCGACGGAACTGGCCGCCTACGAGGAGGGCGGACAGGAGTACGTCCTCTGTAAGCCCTGTGCGGGCGCGTTGCTCGAAGCGGGCTATGACTCCGAGGACTTCGAGGCGGCCGGCGCGGTCGACGCCGAGGCATTGACCGACCGTGCTGGCGAGGCGCCGGTCCGGCCTGCGATGCTCGCCTCGGGGCCGGTTCGAGCCTCGCGGCCGCCGAAGACGACGACCGAGCGACTCGTCGCGGATACGCCGCTTCGGTATCTGCTCAACCCCATCGGACTGACGCTGTTTTTCATCCTCCTCGGCGTCGCCTTCTCGTTTTACGCCTTCTGA
- a CDS encoding DUF7345 domain-containing protein produces the protein MISDGWIRRFAGVLLCVALISSATAAPAAAAEHDDEQFLVELDAEGNADLTVTYTYDLETDSERAAFEELESNETARQAAASRFQNRMQGVADRASNETGRSMSVTDASIEVASNDSVGTVTLSVAWENLAAVEGEQLTVTEPFASGFEPNRTFTVTAPDGYEITSSAPSADGSSAGSVTWNAGTSLDGFEVVAEGSDSTTTEGSDADGAGFGVAVAGGAVVATALARRRT, from the coding sequence ATGATTTCTGACGGATGGATACGACGGTTCGCCGGAGTGTTGCTCTGTGTTGCATTGATTTCGTCGGCGACGGCGGCGCCGGCCGCTGCGGCCGAACACGACGACGAGCAGTTCCTCGTCGAGTTGGACGCCGAGGGTAACGCCGACCTGACGGTTACCTACACCTACGACCTCGAAACGGACAGCGAGCGGGCCGCCTTCGAGGAACTGGAATCGAACGAAACGGCGCGACAGGCGGCCGCCTCCCGGTTCCAGAATCGCATGCAGGGCGTCGCCGACCGGGCGAGCAACGAGACCGGGCGGTCGATGTCCGTGACCGACGCGAGCATCGAGGTCGCATCGAACGATAGCGTCGGTACCGTCACGCTGTCGGTGGCCTGGGAGAACCTCGCGGCCGTCGAGGGCGAGCAGTTGACCGTGACCGAACCCTTCGCGAGTGGGTTCGAGCCCAATCGGACGTTCACCGTCACGGCACCCGACGGCTACGAGATTACCTCGTCGGCGCCCTCGGCGGACGGCAGTAGCGCGGGCAGCGTGACGTGGAACGCCGGTACGAGCCTCGACGGCTTCGAGGTCGTCGCCGAGGGGAGCGACTCGACGACGACCGAGGGCTCCGATGCTGACGGCGCCGGCTTCGGTGTTGCCGTCGCTGGCGGTGCCGTGGTCGCGACGGCACTGGCCCGTCGTCGCACGTAA
- a CDS encoding preprotein translocase subunit Sec61beta: protein MSSGENSGGLMSSAGLVRYFDEESGNTPTMDPRTVIAFGVLLGVFVLMMNALA, encoded by the coding sequence ATGAGCAGTGGAGAAAACTCCGGCGGGCTGATGTCCAGCGCCGGACTCGTCCGGTACTTCGACGAAGAGAGCGGCAACACGCCCACGATGGACCCCCGTACGGTCATCGCCTTCGGCGTTCTACTGGGCGTGTTCGTCCTGATGATGAACGCGCTGGCCTAA
- a CDS encoding ATP-dependent DNA helicase, whose product MGNIREALVEERDVLFEGACGTGKTLASLVPALEYGRAAGKTVVITTNVHQQTRQFIEEARAINDQEPIRSVVFRGKVSMCHIDVGYEECQALRDTTRDLVDKEQDLAELEDREGELLDASKDGNGEAAQARGSVMDEIDDIEASIEALQEERNICDRYYNNLTGETDEFYQWLYEDVRTPDEIYERAHAMDFCGYELLKDGIEGVDLVICNYHHLLDPMIREQFFRWLGREPEDIIVVFDEAHNVAGAARDHATRKLAEQTLEGAMDELEECDDARAEPAANVIGTFRDALVETYEDSFGFGEREAVGEDWEDVPIDNEEGRDDLSVSFLQNYTGQGFSTDLEQALALGEELDRRYEQAYKDGEATTRKECPTLSAASFIEEWMESSVEPGQYPVLGVRRTETGVIGRAELYTCLPQQVTRPLFEELHSTILMSATLRPFEVTEDVLGLEDPVTMAYGEQFPEENRRTYAVETPALFASQRDDPTVQETVGNVIEDTVEFTPGNTLVFFPSYAEAERYYHRFSGDSTPYLDEPATRAEEMRREFTDEDDAVLFTSLWGTLAEGVSFDDDDARSVVVVGVPYPHLDDRREAVQRAYEGAFGDEDSDEDAGWRYAVEIPTVRKTRQALGRAIRSPEDFGARVLVDERYTHSQRVELGEYSVYPSFPPEERSEHIDIAPEKLKFAMLNFYSDKDAWDGTPPQP is encoded by the coding sequence ATGGGCAACATCCGCGAGGCGCTGGTCGAGGAGCGTGACGTGCTCTTCGAGGGTGCCTGCGGGACGGGCAAGACGCTTGCCTCGCTGGTGCCGGCGCTGGAGTACGGCCGCGCGGCCGGCAAGACGGTCGTCATTACGACCAACGTCCACCAACAGACCCGGCAGTTCATCGAGGAGGCCCGTGCCATCAACGACCAGGAACCGATTCGGTCGGTCGTCTTCCGCGGGAAAGTCTCGATGTGCCACATCGACGTCGGCTACGAGGAGTGTCAGGCCCTGCGGGATACGACCCGCGATTTGGTCGACAAGGAACAGGATTTGGCCGAACTGGAGGACCGCGAGGGCGAACTGCTCGATGCGAGCAAGGACGGCAACGGCGAGGCCGCGCAGGCCCGCGGGTCGGTCATGGACGAGATCGACGACATCGAAGCGAGCATCGAGGCGCTGCAGGAAGAGCGGAACATCTGTGACCGATATTACAACAACCTGACCGGCGAGACCGACGAGTTCTACCAGTGGCTCTACGAGGACGTCCGGACGCCGGACGAAATCTACGAGCGCGCCCACGCGATGGATTTCTGCGGCTACGAACTCCTGAAGGACGGCATCGAGGGCGTCGACCTCGTTATCTGCAACTACCACCATCTGCTTGACCCGATGATTCGCGAGCAGTTCTTCCGGTGGCTGGGCCGCGAACCCGAGGACATCATCGTCGTCTTCGACGAGGCCCACAACGTCGCGGGCGCCGCCCGTGACCACGCGACACGAAAACTCGCCGAACAGACGCTGGAGGGCGCGATGGACGAACTGGAGGAGTGTGACGACGCCCGCGCGGAACCGGCGGCGAACGTCATTGGCACCTTCCGCGATGCGCTCGTCGAGACCTACGAGGATTCGTTCGGCTTCGGCGAACGGGAGGCGGTCGGCGAGGACTGGGAGGACGTTCCCATCGACAACGAGGAGGGCCGGGACGACCTCTCGGTTTCCTTCCTCCAGAACTACACGGGACAGGGCTTCTCGACGGACCTCGAACAGGCGCTGGCCCTCGGTGAGGAACTGGACCGCCGCTACGAACAGGCCTATAAGGACGGTGAGGCGACGACGCGCAAGGAGTGTCCGACGCTGTCGGCGGCGTCGTTCATCGAGGAGTGGATGGAGTCGTCGGTCGAACCGGGCCAGTACCCCGTTTTAGGCGTTCGACGCACCGAAACGGGCGTCATCGGCCGCGCTGAACTCTACACCTGTCTGCCACAGCAGGTCACCCGGCCGCTCTTCGAGGAGTTGCATTCGACGATTCTGATGAGCGCGACCCTGCGGCCCTTCGAGGTGACCGAGGACGTGCTGGGGCTGGAGGACCCGGTGACGATGGCCTACGGCGAGCAGTTCCCGGAGGAAAACCGCCGCACCTACGCCGTCGAGACCCCGGCGCTGTTCGCCAGCCAGCGGGACGACCCCACCGTGCAGGAAACCGTCGGCAACGTTATCGAGGACACCGTCGAGTTCACCCCCGGCAACACGCTCGTCTTCTTCCCGAGTTACGCCGAGGCCGAACGCTATTACCACCGCTTTTCGGGCGATTCGACGCCGTATCTGGACGAACCCGCGACCCGCGCCGAGGAGATGCGCCGGGAGTTCACCGACGAGGACGACGCGGTGCTTTTCACCTCGCTGTGGGGTACCCTCGCGGAGGGGGTCAGTTTCGACGACGACGACGCTCGGAGCGTCGTGGTCGTCGGCGTGCCCTACCCGCATCTGGATGACCGACGTGAGGCCGTCCAGCGGGCCTACGAGGGCGCCTTCGGTGACGAGGACTCCGACGAGGATGCGGGCTGGCGCTATGCGGTCGAAATCCCGACGGTCCGGAAGACGCGGCAGGCGCTGGGACGGGCCATCCGGTCGCCGGAGGACTTCGGCGCTCGCGTGCTGGTCGACGAACGCTACACGCATTCACAGCGCGTCGAGTTAGGCGAGTACAGCGTCTATCCGTCCTTCCCGCCCGAGGAGCGCAGCGAACACATCGACATCGCTCCCGAGAAACTCAAGTTCGCCATGCTGAACTTCTACAGCGACAAGGACGCCTGGGACGGGACGCCGCCACAGCCATGA
- a CDS encoding argininosuccinate synthase: MSDNKRIALAFSGGLDTTVCVPLLKEEYGYDEVIGVTVDVGQPEEEFAEAEETAEALNLEHYVVDAKDEFAELCFDAVRANASYQGYPLGTALARPVIANAILEVAKEQGCTGLAHGCTGKGNDQLRFEAVWRDSDMEVIAPVRELGLTREFEQEYADERDLPVEGGDEGKYSIDTNLWSRSIEGSELEEPSYVPPEDIYEWTTAPTGETLEIEVGFENGYPVSLDGEEIEPVALIEELNDLAGDFGIGRSDIMEDRMLGLKVRENYEHPAATVLLNAHQALEDLVLTKEERSFKKQIDHEWSEKGYEGLVNAPLVGALEGFIEETQTRVTGTVTIRFEGGQARPVGRDSKYAVYSADAASFNTEDVTGDIEQGDATGVAKYHGFQERLANRVINSQTDEE; encoded by the coding sequence ATGTCCGACAACAAACGCATCGCGCTCGCCTTCTCCGGTGGGCTCGACACGACGGTCTGCGTACCGCTGCTCAAGGAAGAATACGGCTACGACGAGGTCATCGGCGTCACCGTCGATGTCGGCCAACCCGAAGAGGAGTTCGCCGAGGCCGAGGAGACGGCCGAGGCGCTGAACCTCGAACACTACGTCGTCGACGCGAAAGACGAGTTCGCCGAGTTGTGTTTCGACGCCGTCCGCGCCAACGCCTCCTATCAGGGCTACCCCCTCGGGACCGCGCTGGCCCGTCCCGTCATCGCGAACGCGATTCTCGAAGTCGCCAAAGAGCAGGGCTGTACCGGCCTCGCTCACGGCTGTACCGGCAAGGGCAACGACCAACTCCGCTTCGAGGCCGTCTGGCGTGACTCCGACATGGAGGTCATCGCGCCGGTCCGCGAACTCGGCCTCACCCGCGAGTTCGAACAGGAGTACGCCGACGAGCGCGACCTGCCCGTCGAGGGCGGCGACGAGGGCAAATACAGCATCGACACGAACCTCTGGAGTCGCTCCATCGAGGGCTCCGAACTCGAAGAACCGAGCTACGTCCCGCCGGAGGACATCTACGAGTGGACGACCGCGCCGACGGGCGAGACGCTCGAAATCGAGGTCGGATTCGAGAACGGCTACCCCGTCAGCCTCGACGGCGAGGAGATCGAGCCGGTCGCGCTCATCGAGGAACTCAACGACCTCGCGGGCGACTTCGGTATCGGCCGCTCCGACATCATGGAGGACCGCATGCTCGGCCTGAAGGTCCGCGAGAACTACGAGCACCCCGCGGCGACGGTCCTGCTCAACGCCCATCAGGCCCTTGAGGACCTCGTGCTGACGAAGGAGGAACGCTCCTTCAAGAAGCAGATCGACCACGAGTGGTCCGAGAAGGGCTACGAAGGGCTGGTCAACGCGCCGCTCGTCGGCGCGCTCGAAGGCTTCATCGAGGAGACCCAGACCCGCGTCACGGGCACGGTCACCATCCGCTTCGAGGGCGGGCAGGCCCGTCCGGTCGGCCGCGACTCGAAGTACGCCGTCTACTCCGCCGACGCCGCCTCGTTCAACACCGAGGACGTCACCGGCGACATCGAACAGGGCGACGCGACGGGCGTCGCGAAGTACCACGGCTTCCAGGAACGCCTCGCAAACCGCGTCATCAACAGCCAGACCGACGAGGAATAA
- a CDS encoding UvrD-helicase domain-containing protein has protein sequence MADSTHVTRLFGGPGSGKTTALLDRVDDMLDDGVDVNDILVVSYTRAAAAEVRERLAERLDTTPKSLRGNVCTMHAKAYELLNLSRGDVVGEKHKEEFCESYGLEFEDEHKSSRRRSARSTTLGNKIIATSQWLQRTERDVADWYDVPFKWDDEEVRLPPDIDENAQTGNKYTPTWPSSDDRVDIPEAIRAWRSYKGEEGVVGFADMLERVQQRSLLPSVDHLVIDEFQDITTLQYGVYDEWKPHMESVLIAGDDDQVVYAWQGADPALLLDEEVDDDVVLPNSYRLPSKILNVVNTQISHIDQRQDKDLKPRKQGGSVEAVSSPSMLDLVRNVRATLEEDEEGSAMVLFRARYQMFQFMDEFIDEGIPFTSLTDQRMWTDRLQGYVDAIESLDDDEPIDGLQAQRLGEMLADSAFGTGERDDYFDALDEMQDAEGVDDLTDMEVAPDFVNDHAPFAPGPASAADMLTKVSNFQERSVKAYFKGDYQGMDPNRLRLGTIHSAKGREADHVFVATDLTEKVVEQMAASVDDPEDVAGVTEFNKHSDPVPTMTDNERRVFYVGMSRARERLVLLENLVDGAPTLPIDVLLYNEPLNKPLDEILSDAQETGKELAAD, from the coding sequence ATGGCTGATTCCACCCACGTGACACGACTCTTCGGTGGGCCGGGCAGTGGGAAGACCACCGCCCTGCTCGACCGCGTCGACGACATGCTCGACGACGGAGTCGACGTCAACGACATTCTGGTGGTGTCCTACACCCGCGCGGCCGCCGCCGAGGTCCGCGAGCGTCTCGCCGAACGCCTCGATACCACGCCGAAATCCCTCCGCGGCAACGTCTGTACGATGCACGCGAAGGCCTACGAACTCCTCAACCTCTCGCGTGGCGACGTTGTCGGCGAGAAGCACAAAGAGGAGTTCTGTGAGAGTTACGGCCTCGAATTCGAAGACGAACACAAATCCTCCCGCCGCCGCTCGGCCCGGTCGACGACGCTGGGCAACAAAATCATCGCCACCTCCCAGTGGCTCCAGCGAACCGAACGCGACGTCGCCGACTGGTACGACGTCCCGTTCAAATGGGACGACGAGGAGGTCCGCCTCCCGCCGGATATCGACGAGAACGCCCAGACGGGCAACAAGTACACCCCGACGTGGCCCTCCTCGGACGACCGCGTCGACATCCCCGAAGCCATCCGTGCGTGGCGGTCGTATAAAGGCGAAGAGGGCGTCGTCGGTTTCGCCGACATGCTCGAACGCGTCCAGCAGCGTTCCCTCCTCCCGAGCGTCGACCATCTCGTCATCGACGAGTTTCAGGACATCACCACCCTCCAGTACGGCGTCTACGACGAGTGGAAACCCCACATGGAAAGCGTCCTCATCGCCGGCGACGACGACCAGGTCGTCTACGCCTGGCAGGGTGCCGACCCCGCACTCCTGCTGGACGAGGAGGTCGACGACGACGTCGTGCTCCCGAACTCCTATCGTCTCCCCTCGAAGATTCTCAACGTCGTCAACACCCAGATTAGCCACATCGACCAGCGGCAGGACAAGGACCTCAAACCCCGCAAACAGGGCGGCTCGGTCGAAGCCGTCTCCAGTCCCTCGATGCTCGACCTCGTGCGCAACGTCCGCGCCACCCTCGAAGAGGACGAAGAGGGCAGCGCCATGGTCCTCTTCCGCGCCCGCTATCAGATGTTCCAGTTCATGGACGAGTTCATCGACGAGGGCATTCCCTTCACGTCGCTGACCGACCAGCGGATGTGGACCGACCGCCTGCAGGGCTACGTCGACGCCATCGAATCCCTCGACGATGACGAACCCATCGACGGCCTGCAGGCCCAGCGCCTCGGCGAGATGCTCGCCGACAGCGCCTTCGGCACCGGCGAACGGGACGACTACTTCGACGCCCTCGACGAGATGCAGGACGCGGAAGGCGTCGACGACCTCACCGACATGGAGGTCGCCCCCGACTTCGTCAACGACCACGCCCCCTTCGCGCCCGGCCCCGCCTCCGCCGCCGACATGCTCACCAAGGTCTCGAACTTCCAGGAGCGCTCCGTGAAGGCCTACTTCAAGGGCGACTATCAGGGCATGGACCCCAACCGCCTCCGACTCGGCACCATCCACTCCGCGAAGGGCCGCGAGGCCGACCACGTCTTCGTCGCCACCGACCTCACCGAGAAGGTCGTCGAGCAGATGGCCGCCTCCGTCGACGACCCCGAGGACGTCGCCGGCGTCACCGAGTTCAACAAACACTCCGACCCCGTCCCGACCATGACCGACAACGAACGCCGTGTCTTCTACGTCGGCATGTCCCGGGCCCGCGAGCGCCTCGTCCTGCTGGAAAACCTCGTCGACGGCGCGCCGACGCTGCCCATCGACGTCCTCCTCTACAACGAGCCGCTCAACAAGCCGCTCGACGAAATCCTCTCGGATGCACAGGAGACGGGCAAAGAGCTCGCTGCCGATTAA
- a CDS encoding DUF7554 family protein, which yields MLPNRGGMDVEDLLKIVLVLVVIWIIVQILLDILEFAFSGVGSLLGLVIVVLIVAYFLDYI from the coding sequence ATGCTCCCCAACCGCGGCGGTATGGACGTCGAGGACCTGCTGAAAATCGTCCTCGTGCTGGTCGTCATCTGGATTATCGTCCAGATACTGCTGGACATCCTCGAGTTCGCCTTCAGCGGCGTCGGGTCGCTGCTCGGCCTCGTCATCGTCGTCCTCATCGTGGCCTACTTCCTCGACTACATCTAA
- a CDS encoding 2'-5' RNA ligase family protein, producing the protein MYSLNAPVPAEISRLARGLASNCFDATPRDRHTLVLKRLGDGEPRNLASEARSRIVGTEPFSARVTGVDTFEEPATGRGPVAYLRVKSPGIERLHRRLCERFDPAEGIEADDYVPHITVARGGDADRLAGTDLDREWTVDALVVWSSEYREPVERIALPVQKA; encoded by the coding sequence GTGTACAGCCTCAACGCGCCCGTCCCCGCGGAGATATCGCGACTCGCTCGGGGACTGGCCTCGAACTGCTTCGACGCCACGCCGCGGGACCGCCACACCCTCGTCCTCAAGCGCCTCGGTGACGGCGAACCCCGCAACCTCGCCAGCGAGGCCCGCTCGCGTATCGTCGGCACCGAACCGTTCTCCGCCCGCGTGACCGGCGTCGACACCTTCGAAGAGCCCGCAACCGGCCGAGGACCCGTCGCCTACCTCCGGGTCAAATCGCCCGGCATCGAGCGGCTGCATCGCCGGCTTTGTGAGCGGTTCGACCCCGCCGAGGGCATCGAGGCCGACGACTACGTGCCCCACATCACGGTCGCCCGCGGCGGCGACGCCGACCGGTTGGCCGGCACCGACCTCGACCGCGAGTGGACCGTCGACGCGCTCGTCGTCTGGTCCTCGGAGTACCGCGAACCCGTCGAGCGCATCGCGCTGCCCGTTCAGAAGGCGTAA
- a CDS encoding thioredoxin domain-containing protein, translating into MPVTLKDFYADWCGPCKTQDPILDELEDEFPDVDFEKVNVDEEQDVANEYQVRSLPTLIIENDDGIVERFVGVTQRDDLEDALSQAGA; encoded by the coding sequence ATGCCCGTTACCCTCAAGGACTTCTATGCAGACTGGTGCGGCCCGTGCAAGACGCAGGACCCCATCCTCGACGAACTCGAAGACGAGTTCCCCGACGTCGACTTCGAGAAAGTAAACGTCGACGAGGAACAGGACGTCGCCAACGAGTATCAGGTCCGCTCGCTGCCGACGCTCATTATCGAGAACGACGACGGCATCGTCGAGCGCTTCGTCGGCGTCACCCAGCGCGACGACCTCGAAGACGCGCTGAGTCAGGCCGGAGCCTAA
- a CDS encoding HVO_0416 family zinc finger protein, producing MATANEDIFDDFLDERGHTTDSPSWERDYNKKRCPDCGGLHGLDASTCSVCGWQPN from the coding sequence ATGGCGACCGCGAACGAAGATATCTTCGACGACTTCCTCGACGAGCGAGGCCACACGACTGACTCTCCGTCCTGGGAACGAGACTATAACAAGAAACGATGTCCCGACTGCGGCGGGCTTCACGGACTCGACGCCTCGACATGCTCGGTCTGCGGCTGGCAGCCCAACTGA
- a CDS encoding DUF4203 domain-containing protein, which translates to MELVNIGLLLAGLVLVFFGAALSIYAVALLGFLIGAGGGYVLAPTLLPALGAEGIIGFAIAVLVGGALGAALSYVALSFATAIPAFVVGAYLGLYVITPIFTSGGLIKWLVMIVAGIVGSVIGFALTKYALMFITAFIGSALASTQVQMGDFTAARESLSPEPILFDPLATTGVFGVEVPLFGVLFVLGVLSQIGLFKLGWVAKFATIVPGVGSVFGSSEES; encoded by the coding sequence ATGGAACTGGTAAACATCGGGTTACTGCTGGCAGGGTTGGTGTTGGTCTTTTTCGGCGCGGCGCTGTCGATTTACGCCGTGGCGCTGCTGGGCTTCCTCATCGGCGCTGGCGGGGGCTACGTCCTCGCACCGACACTCCTTCCCGCACTCGGCGCGGAAGGAATCATCGGCTTCGCGATAGCAGTCCTCGTCGGCGGGGCACTCGGCGCGGCGTTATCCTACGTCGCGCTGTCCTTTGCGACGGCGATACCGGCCTTCGTCGTCGGCGCGTATCTCGGCCTCTACGTCATCACGCCCATCTTCACCAGCGGCGGCCTCATCAAGTGGCTCGTCATGATCGTCGCCGGTATCGTCGGGTCGGTCATCGGCTTCGCGCTGACGAAGTACGCGCTCATGTTCATCACCGCCTTCATCGGGTCGGCGCTCGCGAGCACCCAGGTCCAGATGGGCGACTTCACGGCGGCCCGCGAGAGCCTCTCGCCGGAACCCATCCTCTTCGACCCGCTGGCGACGACCGGCGTTTTCGGCGTCGAGGTGCCGCTTTTCGGCGTCCTCTTCGTCCTCGGTGTCCTCTCGCAAATCGGCCTGTTCAAACTGGGCTGGGTGGCGAAGTTCGCGACCATCGTCCCCGGCGTCGGCAGTGTCTTCGGTAGCAGCGAGGAGAGCTAA